AATACTTGATTTATGGAGCTGCTCTTGGAGTAGCTGAAGAGGTTTATGAATCCATGAAACTGCAAATGCCGAATATTTCCGAATTCGATGATGATATAATAAGGTATCATTATTATGGAGGATATGGAATGATGAGTACAGCATTCATCACCAGTGAAACTACAAACAGTTATTCCGATTCCAGCGACTTTGGTAATATTGGAGGAGGTTCAGGAGGAGGAGGCGGAGGAGCTTTCTAGCTCTACCCTCTTCTTTTTATTTTTTAAATTTCTAAAAATCTCTTTTTTTAATTTTCAAAACAGCCCTAAATATTTTCTTTTTTTACGAATAAAATATAATTCAGATAGAAATTAATTAACTAATGATTACAAAGACAATTATTACAAGAAATAAAGTTATGAAATATCCAGTAAAAGCAAATCAATATTCAATAGGCGGGAAATACTGGAAATAAAATACAGCTTAAAATTATTGTAAAAAAAATAAAAGTTAAAGAGAATTAAATTCTCCTTAATACCAAATAGTAATATTAAAATTTGTCTTTTCTGCGTTTGAATGATACAAATAAAACAACCAATGAAGTTAGCAATACTAATAATGGATTACCAGTCTTATTCATAAGCATATTATTATCATTTAAACTACCGTGTTTAGTATGGTTAGTTTTGTTGGTATGATTAGTCTTATTATGATCTTGATTGTCAATGACTTTAATAAATCCTGTGCTGTTGGATCCGAAGTATGTTGAATTGCCTCCAAACAATACAAAAATACTGAACATATCATTATTTTTTGCATCTTTTGGGATAATCCATTCTAATTCATAAGCTCCATTAACTACAGGAACAGTTATTTTCTTACCATCCGGTAAAATAACATCAACATCCCCATTAAATGGAACCCCATCTTCAGTACTGACTTTAATAGTTATTGTAACTTTATCACCAGGATGTCCAGTTGCATTAGAAACAACGATACTAGTATGCAACCTAGAAATACCGAAATCAACAGAATCNNNNNNNNNNNNNNNNNNNNNNNNNNNNNNNNNNNNNNNNNNNNNNNNNNNNNNNNNNNNNNNNNNNNNNNNNNNNNNNNNNNNNNNNNNNNNNNNNNNNTAGTTACAGCAACCTTATCACCAGGATAAACAGTCACATTAGAAACAACGATACTAGTATGCAACCTAGAAATACCGAAATCAACAGAATCCTCACTAGAAAGAACACCATCATTCACAGTAGCCCTAACAACATTAGTAAACTCACCAGCACTAACAGCACGAGTAGGAATAACCAAAGTAGCACTAGCACCAGGATTTAAATCACCATAACTCCAAGAATTACCATCATAAATCCAAGAACCATAACTAGCACCCTCAACCAACTCAACACCACTAGGAAGAACATCACTAACAGTCAAATCATACAAAATACCATCACAATCATTAGAAACAACAACAACAAACACTACCTCATCACCAATGACAAAACCACTACCATCAACAGACTTATCAACATGGAAAGAAACAGGCAAAACCTCAATCCAACCAGAAGCCTCAGATCCCAAGTAAGTAGCATCACCATCATAACTAGCACTAATATCTATATGAGAACCCTCAACAAGCGCCTTAGGAACATTATACTCAAAAGAACCCACACCATCAACAATATCAACACTAAAAGCAGTACCTGCAGCATCATTTAAAACAACACTAACAACACCATTAAACAAAGCACCATCCTCAGTACTAACCTCAATAGTTACAGCAACCTTATCACCAGGATAAACAGTCACATTAGAAACAACGATACTTGTAGTATATTGGATAACTTTAATCCAACCATTACCATTAGAACTGGCAGACATACCAGTTTCATCAATGAATTCTGCATAAATATCATACAAAGTTCCATTAACATCAGAATCAGGAACATTGAAATTGAAAGTACCAACACCATTAGTAATGATTACATTAGGGATAGCTGCCCCATTGATAGTGACAGTAGCCACACCATTAATATTATCTAATTCACCAGTAACAGTAATTGTAACTGTAACATCAGTACCTGGAAGTACAGTATGATTAGATACAGCAAGGTTGGTTAAATATTTATTAACTGTAAAAGTAACATTAGCACTTTTACTTCTTAAACCATTTAATATACTGCCCTTAACAGTATTATTTAAATTGCCTAGACTGAGAACTTTAAAATTAACTAGTAATGAAGAATTTCCAAAACCAATTAAATTATCTAATGACCAAACATTATTACCTTCATAGTTCCAAGTAGAACCAGTAGTTGAAATATAACTTAAACCGTCAGTATCCAAATCAATTAATTTTAATCCGGTTAGATCATCTTTAATATTATTAGAAACAGTTATGTTAAATGTTATAATGTCATTTACATGAATAATCATATCTTCGGTATATGTAATACCATTAACATATGCGATGGTTTTATTAATACTCCATAAATATGGGAGCACTTCCAAATTAGCTTTAGTAGAAAATGTTTTATCAATTATTGTATGAGTAGTTTCATCCCAATAACTATATTTATATTCTGCAATAGTTGTATAATTACCAGGATTGAGTGTTTTAAATATTAAACTTTCATAGAAAATCAACAATGCATTATTATCAGTATAACCACTACCAATATAAACTTTTTCACCATTAATCATGATATAAATATTGATTGGACCTTCCTTAGGTAAAAGATCAGAATCATCGTCAGTTAACACAAGGAAAATAGTTTGAGGAGTTGCATTGCCTTCATACATAGTTACATCACTCATTGTCAAACCTGGATTAATATTAATACCAGTAATATTGGTAATTTCTTTATAATAAGTATCTTCTAAATGAGTCATATTAACTATAAACCATGAATGAGTATCCTGAGGAATATCATAACTAACTCTACCAGCCAAATCAGTAATAGCTGTTTCATTAAATACTAAATTACCATACATATCATAAACAAGAGTTACAATAGTTTGGTTAAACTCACGATTATCTTGATACAATATTGTACCACCTTGAGAGTTTTCCCATCCTAAAACAGGATTCTTTCCATCAATGAAAATGCGCAAATTACTTCCGTTATTATGAATGGCATTTAATATATTATTTCCACCGGTTAAATTAGTTTCAATGGTTTTATTTACATTATTATAAAAGATTGGTAACCAATAACTCCAAGCTTGATTATCAGTAAAAATACAATTATCAATATAATTGTTCACATCAGGACTAGATGGATTTATATAAATCGCAGAACCATTACGAGCAGTATTGTATGTAAAATTACTATCAGCAATATGATTATTACCGCCAGCAATGAAAATAGCTCCACCAAGACCGTCATCTAACTTTTCTTCATCAGGAATAGCATTGTTTAATGTAAAGTTAACATTTGATATGGAAGCGTCATTACCATTTATATAAACTCCTCCTCCATTAACAGAGGCATTATTATTATAAATAGTAGAATCTTTTAAAGTAGCTTGGTTTCCTTGAATGTAAACACCAGCACCATTATTGCTAGCAGTATTATTTTCAATGGAAGACTTAGAAATAGTTGTTTTTCTACCTTGAATATAAACCCCTGCACCATTAGCTGCAGTGTTATTAGCAATGAGGGAATTTGAAACAATAGCATCATTACCTGTAATGGATATGGCTCCACCATTTGTAATAGCGGAATTATTAATAAAAGTAGCATTCAATATTTGGGTACTGGTACCTTCAACATGAATTGCTCCACCACTAGAACCAGTAGCTTTATTATTAATTAAGATGCTATTTTCAACAAGAGTGTTAGAACCTTGAATACGGATAGCACCACCATAACCTGCAGTATTGTTTTCAAGAGTACAGTTCACTATTTTTGCATTGCTACCTCCACCCTCTACCTCAATAGCACCACCATAATTATTAGCAGAATTATTGAAGAACTTGGAATTAGAAATAGTAACTCCACCATTAGTACTGTAAACTAAACCAACAGCCCCCGCATAACCATCATTACCAGTACCATTAGCACTATTGTTTATGAAAGTACAATTATCAACAAGATGTCCTGCAGAATGGAAATGAATAGCTCCAGATGAAGGAGCGGAGTTATTTATAAAAGTACATCCTGCAAAAGTCATATGTGTACTAAATACACAAGAAACGCCACCATGAGAAGTTGCAGTATTATTAATAAAAGTATTATTAATTATATTAATATTCCCTGAATTAGATTCAGCACGTAAAACACCACCTACATCTGCACTATTATTAATAAATAATGAATTTGTAATATTCACGTTAGAAACACGAGATGGAATATGTAATGCGCCACCCCAAACGTTTTTAGCCTCATTATCAATAAAAGAACAATTATCAATAGACACGTCCCCTGAATTAATTCTTATAGCAACACCTGCAGACCTGTTAGAATCATCACCTAAAACATAAGCATTTTTAAATGTTAATCCAGTAATATGCACATTTCTAGATTTGATGGTGAAAATATTTGAAGCTTTATTGGCATTCAATACAACATCACCATCATTTGCAGTTCGAATATCTAAGTAACCAAAATTTTCAGAAAAGAAGTTATTCGGTTCAATATCTAAACCGATATTGCCTGATCCAGTATAAGTACCTGCATGTATAATAATCTGATAATTACCATTATTATTTCTACATTGATTTAATGCAGCCTGTATGGTTGCATACTGTTGACCTGGACCAACATGGTAAATTCCATTAAATACGATATCCTCCGGAACCACAGATGTGAGTGACGGACCATTCAAATCGGTAAACTCATCATAAACTTCAATAGAATTATTTGAATCGAACTTATCAATACTTAACTCATCATTCATACTATTTGAAGAAAAATTTTGCAAATCATTATCATCACTATCCATTAAAACAGTTTGAATATTATCTTTTTCAATATCAAAAGGAATTTCAACTGCATCGGATAAATCTGAATTACCATCATTTATATCTGTTAAATTATCATTATCAGCAGCACTAACTGAATTAACAGCGAGAACTAAAACAAATAATATCAAAAATACAGATAAAAAATATTTGTTTAATAATTTCATAATTTACCTCCAACGTACAATAGAAAACTCTAAAAAAACAGCTTTCTAGGATAATATATTGTTATTGAATAGTATATATACTATTCGGTCGAAAAAATCCCATTTTAATAAAAAATAGATTACAATCACGATAAAAAAAAAAAAAAAAAATATAAATAAACTCTTAAAATAATAATATTATAAGCGTTTATTATAAAAAAGAAGTTAAATTAAAGCTTGTTTATTTAGATGTTGTGCTTTAAAAAAGTGTATGCTGAAAAAATAAAAAGGTTACTTCCAAAATCTTGGATAAGTATCAGGTTTCATAAATACCTTAGAAACATTAACTGCAAAGCCTGAATCTGCTTCCAAAATTTCTTGAGAAGTCAATAATGAATGTCCTGCACCAACCAATTCATTTTTAAGTGTTTTAATAACGACAAAATCGTTTTTTTGAATATTGTCTGCTAACTCAGAAATACCTCCACAAGCCAAGTCTGCGCCATGACAAATTGCATCAACAGCAGAATCCTTAACTATAATTTTTGGCAAATAATCAGCAGCTCTCTCCATTGGCATAATAGCTTGGCGTAAGAATGAATCATCACCATCTTCAATATAGAAATGATATGCATCAGTTACATCCTGCAATGTTACTAAATTATTTTTTTCGGTAAATGAACCGACTTGAGTTCTTCTAAGTTCAGCCATATGAGCTCCCACACCTAAAGCTTCACCAATATTATGACAATAAGTTCTAACATAAGTTCCTGCCTGACAACCTATTCTAAATAAAACATCACGACCATCTATTTCATAAATAGTGGAATAATAGACATTACGTGTTCTTAATTCTCGTTTTACAGCAGATTTCACAGGAGGAAGTTGGAATATTTTACCTGTAAATTCACTAAAGACCTCCCGAATTCTTTCTTCTGAAACATCCTGATGCAGTGTCAATAAACAGACATATTCTTTAGGAGCTGTTAAAAGTAGTTGAATTGCTCTTGTTGCATCATCTAAGCCAACAGGCAAAATTCCTGTTACCTTAGGATCCAATGTTCCGCCATGACCTGATTTTTCTAATGGCAGAATGCGTTTAATCCAAGAATCGATTTCATGGGAAGTCGGACCGGAGGGTTTGTCTAAATTAATTACCCCTTTGGAAATATACTCATCGATTTGGCGTTCTTCAGGTTTACAACCGAAATCCTGAGAAGTAAAACTTTTTGATTTAGTGACCATATTAAACTTCATGAAAAAAACCTTGAATATTAAATAAAAAAAAATAGTTAAATAAAAAAAGATTATGAATAATAATTAATTATTCACTTATAAATCAGCTAAAGCTGCTTTGATAGAATCTGCATCACCGGAAACATCGATAGAATCTGCAGTTGGTTCTAAGTGAGCAATATTACATCTTCTGTTTTTTACAGCTTCACCAATTACTTCTACAAAATTTTCATCGATAATTTCGACGATTGCGCATTTTTCACCAGCTTCTCTACCAGCAGTTTTAACACATACTCTACCTACTTCAATTGATACCATTTATATCACCTTTAATGTTGTTGTAATGATTTCTGATATGCTTTCTGGATTAAAGCTATCAGTATTTATAATTAAATCATAGATATCCATATTGCCAATGTCAATATTATGGATTTCTTTGTATCTTAAGGCTTCGCTGTTTTCACGAATGATAATTTCATCTCTAGCCACTTCAGCAGATTTTTCTTCCCTTTGTGCAATCCTTTCTGAGCGAACATCAAAAGGAGTCATTAACCAAATCCTTAAATCAGCATTTTCAACAAAAAATGCGGATAATCGTCCTTCGAGTATTAGATTATCTGCTGATTTGGCCTTTTCAGCTTGCCTTTCATCAATTTCCCTATCAATATCATCATTACCTTCAGCAAACTCACTGAATTCAAGAACGCTCATTCCCCTCTCTGCAGCCATTTCTCTAAAAATAAAACCTGCAGAGATATATGGAATATCCAATTTTTCACTTAACACTTCAGCAAGTGTGGTAGTTCCAGTTCCAGCTAATCCGCCGATTGTAATTATCATTATTTTCTAGCCTCGTTTTTGAAATGTTTACGAGCGCAAGCTGAACATAAGTACCCACCGAATGGACGGTTAGGTCTTTTAGCTGTTTTTGATAATTTTCTAATTTCATATGGACGTCCACGAGGAACTCCATGCAATACTGCACCACATTCAGCACAAACATGCTTAGATGGTTTTTTCTTTTTGTATCTTAAAACATTTTCTCCGCCAGGAGTGTTTTTATGAACTCTTTTATATGATCTTGATCTAAACCTATTTGCAGGCATTTAATCACCTATAATAATTTTTAATAATATAATAATTGTGTAATAGCGTATTCAAAATAGAATACTATAATTTATATTCTTCATTATTAATAAAGGTATAGTTTTTAAGGTCAATTTAGAAACCTTGTTCGAAACCTAAATATTTTCTTAAAATTTGACTCCAACCAAAAGTACAAATCATATACCACAATAACCAGCCGATTCCATATGGGATAGTAGCTTCACCGCCATAGAATATGCTTCCAATTACATGCCAAACAGGAGTTAATGTAGCCCAATAAACAGATGTAGGCAATATAATTACTAAATTGTGAATTGCAGATGCTCTCATCCAGAAGAAAATTAGAATAATGGGAATAAATGTTACAATCATAGGTTTGAATTGTTCAGACATCATTGCAGTATTTTCTTTCATCATTTCAGCCTGTTGAGCCTGAAGTTCTGCCATTTTTTTCCCGTCGCCTCTTTTTTGAGCGTCTCTAAGTTCTTTATTAAACTCTTTCATCTTTTTTTGTTTTTCGTTTAAAGCATCTTGGTCAACTAGATATTTATTAGCAATAGTTGTAATCAAGGATACAATAAATGCAATAATAAATACAGTCAAAGCAGGATTAGTTGGATTAGGATCTATAGCAAGAATAGGATTGAAAATAGCATTCAATGCCCCATAGATTCCTCCCATTATATCAACCATAATTATACCTCATATAATATTTATAAATTTAATAAATCTACTAATTTTGAAACAGAAGAATTTAAATGATTATCATGATTTTCAACTATTTTAACTGTGGCTCCTGTTAAAGTAGCATATGCCATGGAAGTTGCCCTGTTCATTTCTTGATGCAATGCAATTTCTTTAGCTTTCTGAACATCTCTTTGACGAGAATCATCATTTAATCTTCTATAAATAATTTCATCAGGATTAGCTTCAATTAATACGAAAAGATCTGGTTGTAATTGTTCTAAAACCCAAATTGGAAGACCCGGTAAAAATCCTGCAGGTGTGTTAATAGTACAATGAGTATCTACAATAACATTATCATTTTCAGATCTTTGTTTAATTTCTTTAGCTGCTTTAGCTTGAATTTCCTTTTGTGTTTCAGCCGGTAATTTTCTTAAAGAATCTCTATCTTCAACAATATTTTCCTTAATAGCAATTTCAGTCATTATGTCCCCATAATTTAAATGGACATAATCAACTTCTTCTAAAGCTTTATTAAGTAATGTTGTACTTCCAGAACCTGGAATCCCTGTTAATACTACTAATTTCAATTTAATCCCCCACATAATTATAAAGGAAATAGGAGAAAGTTAATCATCTCCTAAAACTTTCCTAAGAAGTGGATTTGCTGACATGAGTTGTTCCTCAGCCATTTCTTCATAAAGTTTATGAAGAATACCTACAGTAAGCAATACACCGGTACCTCCACCTAAAGCACCAGTTAAATCTGCAAGAAAAGCAATAAGACCTACATATATACCACTAATAATAGTGAGTGCAGGAATATATTTTTTCAAAATTTTATATAATTGACGTTTACTACTTCTAAAACCAGGTATCTGAATACCGGATTTATAAAGTTGTTCAGAAATCTTTTTGGCATTTAATCCACTGATTTCCACCCATAAATATGAGAATAACATACAGCATGCAATGAAAAAGATTGCATATACAAGAACGTGAATTGGCTCTGTTATAAACATTGTTAAATTAGGTGTAGACAATAACCAGGCAATACCGTCAACAGGTTTACCGTTTTGGATTTGACCCAAAATCGGAAAACCGATTTTTTGAAAAATATTTGCAAACAGAGTAACATTAACAAGTAATGCACTAGTTAAAATTACAGGCATGTTACTTGAATATACAAATTTTAACGGATATTTACCTACGGATCCTCTAATTCTACCGTGACCTCTTACTTTACCATGAGAAATAGGAATTTCTACTTTCATGGCCTCTCCATATAAAACAACTAAAAATACTATTATAGTTGCAAACAATGGAATCAGGATATAGAAATCAGGTGTCCCGCCAGCGGCAAGTTGAATGAATTTAGGAATAATACCTGCAAGCAAACCATCAGCACCATTTAAGAAACTGAAGGTACCTACAATAATCGCTTGACATACACCTGCTGCAATGAATAAACCAATACCACTACCAAATCCCCATTTTGAAACAACTTCATCAAGGTAAATAATTACAAATGCCCCTACAACAAGTTGAACAATTAATATTAAAGTATATGAACCGTCAATAGGAACTAAGTTACCGGTTAGCACCAAAACGACCGCTTCAAATATTGTAAAAACAATAGAAAGAATCTTTTGAGTAGCTTGAAAATGAGACTTGTCCTTATGAGAAGACAAATCCAAATCTAAAAGATTTGAACCAACAAGCAGTTGCAAAACAATAGATGCAGTAACAATCGGCCCAATACCTAAAGTAAGAATTGAACCAAAACTTCCAGCCACTACTGCTCTTAATTGAGCAAATGAATCAATAGCTCCAGGAGCTAAACCATATAATGGAATTTGGGTTAATATAAAATATAATACTAAAACAAGAGCTGTCCATTTAAGTTTTTCATTGAAGTCTTCTCTGTGAACAGGAGATTTGACTTCAGGAATAACTTTAAAAACCGGCTCTAAAACTTCTAGTGCAGACATTTTTTTTCCTCTAATATAAAAGAGAAAAAAGCTATAATTCTATAGCTTCTCCTCCTAATTCTTCAATTTTTTCAATAGCAGATGCTGAAAATTGAGGAGCTGAAATTTTGAAAGTTTTAGTGATTTTACCTTTAGCTAAAACTTTATCATAACCTAATTCAGTTACATCAATTACAATAGCGTCACCTTCTTGGGATGCTTTACCGCTTGCAATTAATTTATCAGCTTGTTCTTCTAAGTAATTTAAATTAACAGCATTGACTTTATTAATCATTTTTTGAGGTCTTTTAAATCCGTGTTTACCGAAGTGGTCAGGATCGTGGATTACAGTCCAGGTCCAGTGTTGTTTACCCATACCTGCTTTTCCTTTTCCACCTTTGTTACCTGCACCTCTACGTTTTTTAGTACAGCCTCCACCGTTGGATCTAGAACCTCTTTGTTTGTTAATTTTACGTTTTGTTCTAATCATAACTATACACCTGATTTAAAGCATTTTCTTTGCAAGATCTTTAATATTTTCTCCCCTGTAACCTAAAGATCCACCTTCTTGTACAGATAAACGAACATCTTCATATCCTTTTCTTGGAGGGTGTAAACGGAAAACAGGTTTAATTCCAACATCAGCTAATTTAACTTTAGACTCGATTAAAGCCTGAGCCAATTCAGCAATGTCTTTGTAATCAGAATTTTCAGCAACGTATTCGTCAGTAACTTTTACATTTCCAGGGAGTCTTCCTCTTTTAGCGATGATTGCAGCTAAAGTTTCTGCATCAATTTCACCCCAGGTGATATAATCCTTAGATTTTTGAAGCATTCCTTCATAACTAGGATTTTCTTCAACAAGTACTGCATGGCTGATTCTGTTAAGTCTTAACATGTCTAAGGTGTCAGCAATCTTTTGAATAACACCAGTAGTTCCTCTAACTCTAATAACTAAAAACATATAATCACCATTTAGTAGTTAACGCCCATTTTTTTGAGCTCTTCTTTAGTTGCTTTAACATTACTTAATTCTTTTAAAGCAGCAAATACTGCATTAGCGAAGTTGACAGTAGTTTGAGTTTGTCCAAAAGATTGAGACCATACATCACGAATACCGGCGAGTTTCAAGATAGTTTTACCAACATCACCGATTACTAAACCTACTCCTGCAGGTGCAGGGATTAAGTTTACGCTTACACTACTGGTTTTACCTTGTACTTTGAATGGAACGGTGTGTTCTCTTCCACAAACACAACCCCAGTCTCCACAACCTCTTCTTACTTTAATAATGTTGTATTTAGCGTTGTCTACAGCTTTTCTAATAGCAGGACCAACCTCTTTAGCTTTACCTTGGCCTAGTCCTACGTATCCATCTTTGTTACCCACAGCAACAATTACTCTGAAATTAACTTTTCTACCAGATTTATGCATCCTTTGAACCAAGTTAACATCCATTACTTCCTCTTCTAAATCTGGAATTAAGGCATCAACTATTTCTAACTCCATAATTGGAAGACCTTTTTCAAAGATTTCATCGATATCAGTAATGGTTCCATCTTTAACTAATTTACCCAATTTAGTTTTAGGTTCCCATTCATCAATATTAAAACTCATAGTTATTCCTCTGCCTCATCAATATTTTTAATAGTTTCATCAAAGTTTGCAGGTAAATCTTTAGGATTAAGTCCTCTTTCGAAGTATTTTGAGAATTTTTTAGCAACCTCTTCCGCATCTAAAGATTCTGCGTAATTTGCCACATGTTCTCCTCTGATACGTTCATCTTCTGGGAAAATGAAGTCTCCGTGAGGAATTTCTAAACCTGCATCAACAGCACCTTTGAGAGCTGCAAATACTTTAGATCCTTTAATAGGAGATTTTAAACCGATGTCTAAAATTGCACAATCAATACCTTGAGCTAAAGCTCTTTTAGCACAGAGATATGCAGTTAAATAAAATGCTGAAATGTTACCTGTGTGTCCTAAGTAACCGTATTTAGCTAATTGTTTACTTACTGCAGAAGCAACAGTTAAATCTCCTTCAGGAGCATAATTAACAACTTGTACAGTAGCATGAGAATTGGAAACTCTAACAACTAAACGAGCTTTGTCGTAGTCAACTAATTTCATTCTAGCTGCATAATCAGTTTTACCTTCTCTCCTTCTTCTGAACGCTACTTTATAATTAGTTCCTTGTGCCATGTTTATTCCTCTCCTTTAATTAAATCATGGTCA
The sequence above is drawn from the Methanobrevibacter sp. genome and encodes:
- a CDS encoding 50S ribosomal protein L30, translating into MFLVIRVRGTTGVIQKIADTLDMLRLNRISHAVLVEENPSYEGMLQKSKDYITWGEIDAETLAAIIAKRGRLPGNVKVTDEYVAENSDYKDIAELAQALIESKVKLADVGIKPVFRLHPPRKGYEDVRLSVQEGGSLGYRGENIKDLAKKML
- the rpsE gene encoding 30S ribosomal protein S5, with the protein product MSFNIDEWEPKTKLGKLVKDGTITDIDEIFEKGLPIMELEIVDALIPDLEEEVMDVNLVQRMHKSGRKVNFRVIVAVGNKDGYVGLGQGKAKEVGPAIRKAVDNAKYNIIKVRRGCGDWGCVCGREHTVPFKVQGKTSSVSVNLIPAPAGVGLVIGDVGKTILKLAGIRDVWSQSFGQTQTTVNFANAVFAALKELSNVKATKEELKKMGVNY
- a CDS encoding 50S ribosomal protein L18, which gives rise to MAQGTNYKVAFRRRREGKTDYAARMKLVDYDKARLVVRVSNSHATVQVVNYAPEGDLTVASAVSKQLAKYGYLGHTGNISAFYLTAYLCAKRALAQGIDCAILDIGLKSPIKGSKVFAALKGAVDAGLEIPHGDFIFPEDERIRGEHVANYAESLDAEEVAKKFSKYFERGLNPKDLPANFDETIKNIDEAEE